ACAGATAAAAAGATTGAAATATCCTAATCAACGTTCTAAAATAGCCAAATTAATGTAAAATATCGCAGTGGCAGGATAAATTGCAGGAATAAACAGAAACGATATGGCCTATATGCCCTCAACTGAGTAATTTTATATTAAAGGGATAGGTCAAAATTCCCCGAACAGGGCATTTATTTCCCCATGCCTTTGATACGGGAAGATGGATTGTTTTTTTATCAACAATTAAATATATTTCACAAAAAAAACCGGATATGAATAACTTATTCAGAGGATTACTGGCCGGTTACGGCGCCAAAAAATTAGGAGGCGGTTGCTTCAGTACCGTTCTTATTTTTATCATTTTATGGTACGTGCTGGGCCAATGTCAATAAACAACCTATTTTTTTAATGCCCAAAGAGGCTGTCTCCATGGTAGAGGCAGCCTCTTTGCATGATGGACCGTTCACCTCCGCCTAACAATGGTAAGTAATCAAAATTACAAAAAACAGGACGCCTTCATACACAAGGAAAAGTAGTCTTTTTACAAACCTTTTTTAGGTACAGTTCGTTGTTAACAGTGTACAGTAACAGACTACATTTCGATGGAAAAAGACGAAAAAATCCGCAAAACATACGTTGAATACGTGCTCGACCACGGACAACCTCCCGCCTCATTCTACGCATTCGCCAAAAAGCTTAAAATGACCGAAGGAGAATTATACGAATTTTATACCTCCTTTGAGTCCATTGAGATGGATATGTGGGTTTCATTTTTCAACCAAGCCCGAACCAACGCCGAAAACGACCCTACCTATCAGGGCTACTCAGTCCGCGAAAAACTTTTGGCCTTTTACTATACATGGGTAGAAATACTGAAGTCCAACCGCAGTTATGTCACGTACAGTTATCGTAAGCTGCCTCAGCCGGTGGCCGCCAAAAAACCGCAGGAACTGCGTCCGTTTAAAGAAGCTTTTATC
Above is a window of Runella slithyformis DSM 19594 DNA encoding:
- a CDS encoding TetR family transcriptional regulator C-terminal domain-containing protein; its protein translation is MEKDEKIRKTYVEYVLDHGQPPASFYAFAKKLKMTEGELYEFYTSFESIEMDMWVSFFNQARTNAENDPTYQGYSVREKLLAFYYTWVEILKSNRSYVTYSYRKLPQPVAAKKPQELRPFKEAFIHYAHDLMYEGRESSEIVARPYLSNRYPDAVWLNTMYILDFWVKDTSRNFELTDTAIEKTVNTAFDLMGRSIVDTVVDLAKFVYQNK